Proteins from a single region of Argiope bruennichi chromosome 6, qqArgBrue1.1, whole genome shotgun sequence:
- the LOC129973079 gene encoding transmembrane and ubiquitin-like domain-containing protein 1, producing MSFIEGIGDEVTVFFVVLVVIALATLVTLIGNRYSNRLYSARPIRARPLVILQETQSQQAQLREIPNTEPPESSGNLSNDQLRPSRESRCQDLSSNEAPQAEIPNTETPPSCRNRHNQPWGFRNTNQATSHEEGVEDISEDTEDQNSSDEMRQSEVHPENQERETPTAPPEEECNENSEQRTESTSLGIRIRLKYLDDTERTVRSNPSVSIGEFKRNHFQEDLANNKIVRLIFCGHLLRDNSTLESYRVVDNSVIHVQILQAQTDQNRSPVSQNTELDLSNFLWPLVSILLGICWVFYFKYPEFFNLLSIGLLLLFTSGFVFLYSQLRIR from the exons atgagcTTTATAGAAGGTATTGGTGATGAAGTgacagttttttttgttgttttggtAGTTATCGCATTGGCGACTTTGGTTACCCTTATTGGTAATAGATATAGTAATCGGCTTTATAGTGCAAGACCTATTCGTGCACGGCCACTGGTTATACTACAGGAAACACAATCACAAcag GCACAACTAAGAGAAATTCCAAATACAGAACCTCCTGAAAGCAGTGGGAATCTTTCAAATGATCAGTTAAGGCCTTCCAGAGAAAGTAGATGTCAAGACCTCTCTTCCAATGAA GCACCACAGGCAGAAATTCCAAATACAGAAACTCCTCCAAGCTGTAGAAATAGACATAATCAACCATGGGGTTTCAGAAACACCAATCAAGCCACTTCTCATGAAGAAGGAGTTGAAGATATTAGTGAAGATACTGAGGACCAAAATAGTTCTGATGAAATGAGACAATCTGAAGTACATCCAGAGAACCAGGAAAGGGAAACACCAACTGCTCCACCAGAGGAGGAGTGTAATGAGAACAGTGAACAAAGAACAGAATCAACTTCCTTGGGTATTCGAATTAGATTGAAATATTTAGATGATACAGAAAGGACTGTTAGATCAAATCCTTCTGTAAGCATAGGGGAATTTAAAAG aaatcattttCAAGAAGATTTagctaataataaaattgttcgcCTCATTTTCTGTGGACATCTTCTTAGAGACAATTCAACACTTGAGTCTTATCGTGTTGTTGATAATTCTGTAATACATGTTCAAATATTACAAGCACAAACTGACCAAAATAGATCTCCTGTCAGCCAAAATACAGAGTTAGACCTAAGCAATTTCCTTTGGCCTTTAGTGTCCATTCTTCTTGGAATATGCTgggttttctattttaaatatccagagttttttaatttactttcaataGGACTTTTACTCCTATTCACAAGTGGCTTTGTTTTCCTATACAGCCAGTTACGTATACGCtga